The Salmonella enterica subsp. houtenae serovar Houten genome has a segment encoding these proteins:
- the nrdE gene encoding ribonucleoside-diphosphate reductase 2 subunit alpha has product MQETMDYHALNAMLNLYDKAGHIQFDKDQQAVDAFFAAHVRPHSVTFASQHERLDTLVREGYYDGAVLARYERAFVLSLFDHAHASGFRFQTFLGAWKFYTSYALKTFDGKRYLEHFADRVTMVALTLAQGDETLATQLTDEMLSGRFQPATPTFLNCGKQQRGELVSCFLLRIEDNMESIGRAVNSALQLSKRGGGVAFLLSNLREAGAPIKRIENQSSGVIPVMKMLEDAFSYANQLGARQGAGAVYLHAHHPDILRFLDTKRENADEKIRIKTLSLGVVIPDITFRLAKENAQMALFSPYDVQRRYGKPFGDIAISERYDELIADPHVRKTYINARDFFQTLAEIQFESGYPYIMFEDTVNRANPIAGRINMSNLCSEILQVNSASRYDDNLDYTHIGHDISCNLGSLNIAHVMDSPDIGRTVETAIRGLTAVSDMSHIRSVPSIAAGNAASHAIGLGQMNLHGYLAREGIAYGSPEALDFTNFYFYTITWYALHTSMQLARERGKTFAGFTQSRYASGDYFTQYLQGNWQPKTAKVRALFARSGITLPTREMWLKLRDDVMRYGIYNQNLQAVPPTGSISYINHATSSIHPIVAKIEIRKEGKTGRVYYPAPFMTNENLDMYQDAYDIGPEKIIDTYAEATRHVDQGLSLTLFFPDTATTRDINKAQIYAWRKGIKSLYYIRLRQLALEGTEIEGCVSCAL; this is encoded by the coding sequence ATGCAGGAAACAATGGATTACCACGCCCTGAACGCGATGCTGAATCTTTATGATAAAGCAGGCCATATTCAATTCGACAAGGACCAGCAAGCGGTCGACGCCTTCTTTGCCGCCCACGTCCGCCCGCATTCCGTGACGTTTGCCAGCCAGCATGAACGTCTGGACACGCTGGTTCGGGAAGGGTATTACGATGGCGCGGTCCTCGCACGTTACGAGCGCGCCTTCGTCCTCAGCCTGTTCGACCACGCTCACGCCAGCGGCTTTCGCTTCCAGACGTTCCTTGGCGCCTGGAAGTTCTATACCAGTTACGCGCTGAAAACCTTCGACGGCAAACGTTATCTGGAACACTTTGCAGATCGGGTGACGATGGTGGCGCTGACGCTGGCGCAGGGTGACGAAACGCTGGCAACCCAACTGACCGATGAAATGCTTTCTGGTCGCTTCCAGCCCGCCACTCCGACTTTTTTAAATTGCGGTAAGCAGCAGCGTGGGGAACTGGTCTCCTGCTTCCTGCTCCGTATCGAAGACAATATGGAGTCGATCGGGCGGGCGGTGAATTCGGCGCTGCAACTCTCCAAACGCGGCGGCGGCGTCGCATTTTTACTCTCCAATCTGCGCGAGGCGGGCGCGCCGATCAAACGTATTGAGAATCAATCTTCCGGCGTGATCCCGGTAATGAAAATGCTGGAAGACGCGTTTTCGTATGCCAACCAGCTTGGCGCGCGCCAGGGAGCCGGCGCGGTTTATCTCCATGCTCACCATCCGGATATTCTGCGTTTTCTTGATACCAAACGGGAAAACGCCGACGAAAAAATCCGGATCAAAACGCTCTCTCTCGGCGTGGTGATCCCGGACATCACCTTCCGGCTGGCGAAAGAAAACGCGCAAATGGCGCTCTTTTCGCCCTATGACGTACAACGACGCTACGGCAAACCGTTTGGCGATATCGCCATTAGCGAACGGTACGATGAATTAATTGCCGATCCGCATGTGCGTAAAACCTATATTAACGCCCGTGACTTTTTTCAAACACTGGCGGAGATTCAGTTCGAATCCGGGTATCCCTACATCATGTTTGAAGATACGGTAAACCGCGCGAATCCGATTGCCGGTCGCATTAATATGAGCAACCTGTGTTCGGAAATTTTACAGGTCAATAGCGCCTCCCGTTACGACGATAACCTTGACTATACCCACATTGGGCATGACATCTCCTGCAATCTCGGCTCGTTGAATATCGCTCACGTCATGGATTCGCCTGATATTGGCCGTACCGTAGAAACCGCTATTCGCGGCCTGACGGCGGTGTCGGATATGAGTCATATACGCAGCGTGCCCTCAATAGCCGCCGGTAATGCCGCCTCTCATGCTATCGGTCTGGGCCAGATGAATCTGCATGGCTATCTGGCGAGGGAAGGCATTGCCTACGGTTCGCCGGAGGCGTTGGATTTCACCAATTTCTATTTTTACACCATAACCTGGTATGCCTTGCATACTTCAATGCAACTGGCCCGCGAACGCGGCAAAACCTTCGCCGGATTTACGCAGTCGCGCTATGCCAGCGGCGACTATTTTACGCAGTATTTACAGGGCAACTGGCAACCGAAAACGGCGAAAGTCAGGGCGCTATTTGCTCGCAGCGGCATTACGCTGCCCACACGAGAAATGTGGCTAAAGCTGCGCGACGATGTGATGCGCTATGGCATCTATAACCAAAATTTGCAAGCGGTGCCGCCGACCGGTTCGATTTCTTACATTAATCATGCGACCTCCAGCATTCATCCGATTGTGGCCAAAATTGAGATTCGCAAAGAGGGCAAAACCGGGCGTGTGTATTACCCCGCGCCGTTTATGACCAATGAAAACCTGGACATGTATCAGGATGCTTACGATATCGGTCCGGAAAAAATTATTGATACCTATGCCGAGGCCACGCGCCACGTCGATCAAGGGCTGTCGCTCACCCTGTTTTTCCCCGATACCGCCACGACCCGCGATATAAACAAAGCGCAGATCTATGCCTGGCGAAAAGGTATTAAGTCACTGTATTACATCCGGCTTCGCCAGTTGGCGCTGGAAGGTACTGAAATTGAAGGCTGCGTATCCTGCGCGCTATAA
- the nrdI gene encoding ribonucleotide reductase stimulatory protein gives MSALVYFSSSSENTHRFMQRLGLPATRIPLNERERIQVDEPYILVVPSYGGGGMAGAVPRQVIRFLNDEHNRARIRGVIASGNRNFGDAWGCAGDVIAQKCGVPWLYRFELMGTQRDIDNVRKGVNEFWQQHPRSA, from the coding sequence ATGAGCGCGCTCGTCTACTTCTCCAGCAGCTCTGAAAATACGCACCGTTTTATGCAGCGTCTGGGGCTGCCCGCCACGCGTATTCCGCTCAATGAACGGGAGCGAATTCAGGTAGACGAACCGTACATTCTGGTTGTGCCGTCATACGGCGGCGGCGGGATGGCCGGTGCGGTACCGCGGCAAGTGATCCGCTTTTTAAATGATGAACACAACCGGGCGCGCATTCGCGGCGTCATCGCCTCCGGTAATCGCAATTTCGGCGATGCCTGGGGATGTGCTGGCGATGTGATAGCACAAAAATGCGGCGTACCCTGGCTGTACCGCTTTGAGCTCATGGGCACACAACGCGACATCGATAACGTCCGAAAAGGAGTAAATGAATTTTGGCAACAACATCCCCGGAGTGCGTAA
- the nrdH gene encoding glutaredoxin-like protein, whose product MSITIYTRNNCVQCHATKRAMESRGFEFEMVNVDLVPDAADTLRAQGFRQLPVVMAGDLSWSGFRPDMINRLHPTPHAANA is encoded by the coding sequence ATGAGCATTACTATTTACACTCGCAATAACTGTGTTCAGTGCCACGCCACGAAACGGGCGATGGAAAGCCGTGGATTTGAATTTGAGATGGTGAACGTCGATCTGGTGCCGGATGCAGCGGATACGCTCCGGGCGCAAGGGTTTCGTCAATTACCGGTGGTGATGGCGGGCGATTTGAGCTGGTCGGGCTTCCGCCCGGACATGATTAACCGTCTGCACCCGACACCTCATGCGGCAAACGCATGA
- a CDS encoding protein ygaM produces MLNKPNRNDVDDGVQDIQNDVNRLADSLEAVLKSWGSDAKDEAETARRKAQALLKETRARMHGRTRVKQAACDAMGCADTFVREKPWCSVGTAAAVGIFIGALLSLRR; encoded by the coding sequence ATGCTTAACAAACCGAACCGAAACGACGTCGATGATGGTGTTCAGGATATTCAGAATGATGTCAATCGATTAGCCGACAGTCTGGAAGCTGTCCTTAAATCCTGGGGAAGCGATGCGAAAGACGAAGCAGAGACTGCGCGACGTAAAGCCCAGGCGTTGCTGAAAGAGACCCGGGCGCGGATGCATGGGCGTACTCGGGTAAAACAAGCCGCTTGTGATGCGATGGGGTGCGCAGATACGTTTGTGCGTGAAAAACCCTGGTGTAGCGTAGGAACCGCCGCTGCGGTAGGTATTTTTATCGGGGCGCTGCTTAGCCTGCGTCGCTAA
- the SBOV28261 gene encoding YgaC: MYLRPDEVARVLEKAGFTVDVVTNKTYGYRRGENYVYVNREARMGRTALIIHPRLKDRSSSLADPASDIKTCDHYQNFPLYLGGETHEHYGIPHGFSSRIALERYLNGLFGDEKID; the protein is encoded by the coding sequence ATGTATTTACGACCTGACGAGGTGGCGCGCGTACTGGAAAAGGCAGGGTTTACCGTCGATGTGGTGACGAATAAGACGTATGGTTATCGACGCGGCGAGAATTATGTTTATGTTAACCGCGAGGCGCGTATGGGGCGTACCGCGCTGATTATTCACCCCAGATTAAAAGACCGTAGCTCATCACTGGCTGACCCGGCTTCGGATATTAAAACCTGCGATCACTACCAAAATTTTCCGCTCTATTTAGGCGGCGAGACCCACGAACATTACGGTATTCCCCACGGCTTTAGCTCTCGAATAGCGTTAGAACGTTATCTGAACGGGCTTTTTGGCGACGAAAAAATCGACTAA
- the alaE gene encoding Putative inner membrane protein, with product MFSPQSRLRHAVADTFAMVVYCSVVNMLIEIFLSGMSFEQSLSSRLVAIPVNILIAWPYGVYRDLIMRVARKASPAGWAKNLADVLAYVTFQSPVYIIILLTVGAGWHQIVAAVSSNIVVSMLMGAVYGYFLDYCRRLFKVSSYHQAKA from the coding sequence ATGTTCTCTCCACAGTCACGCTTGCGTCATGCCGTAGCAGACACGTTTGCGATGGTTGTTTACTGTTCTGTTGTGAACATGTTGATCGAAATATTCCTCTCCGGAATGAGCTTTGAGCAGTCGCTTTCTTCCAGGCTGGTGGCGATACCTGTCAACATTTTGATTGCATGGCCGTACGGCGTTTATCGCGATCTGATTATGCGCGTCGCGCGTAAGGCAAGCCCGGCGGGATGGGCCAAAAACCTGGCGGATGTGTTGGCTTATGTCACCTTCCAGTCGCCCGTTTATATTATCATCTTGCTGACCGTCGGCGCCGGCTGGCATCAGATAGTGGCCGCCGTGAGTTCAAACATTGTCGTTTCAATGTTAATGGGCGCGGTTTATGGCTACTTCCTGGATTATTGTCGTCGCCTGTTTAAAGTGAGCAGCTATCATCAGGCTAAGGCGTAA
- the stpA gene encoding DNA-binding protein StpA: MNLMLQNLNNIRTLRAMAREFSIDVLEEMLEKFRVVTKERREEEELQQRQLAEKQEKINTFLELMKADGINPEELFAMGSAMPRSAKKRQPRPAKYRFTDFNGEEKTWTGQGRTPKPIAQALAAGKSLDDFLI, encoded by the coding sequence ATGAATCTGATGTTACAGAACTTAAATAATATCCGCACGCTGCGCGCTATGGCTCGCGAATTCTCCATTGACGTTCTTGAAGAAATGCTCGAAAAATTCAGGGTTGTCACTAAAGAAAGACGCGAAGAAGAAGAATTGCAGCAACGCCAGCTTGCCGAGAAACAGGAGAAAATTAATACCTTTCTGGAGCTGATGAAAGCAGACGGTATTAACCCGGAAGAGTTATTTGCGATGGGTTCAGCAATGCCGCGTTCTGCTAAAAAGCGTCAGCCGCGTCCGGCAAAATATCGTTTTACCGATTTCAATGGCGAAGAAAAAACCTGGACCGGACAAGGTCGTACGCCTAAACCGATTGCCCAGGCGCTGGCGGCAGGGAAATCTCTGGATGATTTCTTAATCTAA
- the SBOV28221 gene encoding Uncharacterised protein, producing the protein MFTPGDFVQPRMGGPKLKVIEVNEDQIVAVPVGNEQGEKLPLKAADVTHYSEEGDFGVC; encoded by the coding sequence ATGTTTACACCTGGCGATTTCGTACAGCCCCGAATGGGGGGACCGAAACTGAAAGTGATTGAAGTCAACGAGGATCAAATTGTCGCGGTACCGGTCGGTAATGAGCAGGGCGAAAAATTGCCCCTTAAAGCGGCAGACGTCACCCACTATTCTGAAGAGGGCGATTTTGGCGTGTGCTGA
- the ygaP gene encoding membrane transport protein gives MSIGKVSPREAQALIAQGAKLIDVRDADEYLREHIPHAQLAPLSRLEQGALPANLRAEQIIFHCQSGKRTSNNAAKLQAIAAPAQVSLLDGGIDGWKAAGLPVTEDKSQPLPLMRQVQIAAGGLTLLGVILGYTVHGGFFLISGFVGAGLMLAGMTGFCGMARLLEKMPWNARTH, from the coding sequence ATGTCCATTGGGAAAGTTTCCCCCCGTGAGGCGCAAGCGCTGATAGCGCAAGGCGCGAAACTGATTGATGTGCGCGACGCCGACGAATATCTGCGTGAGCATATTCCACATGCGCAACTGGCGCCGCTCTCCCGGCTTGAACAGGGCGCTTTACCCGCCAACCTGCGAGCGGAACAGATTATTTTTCACTGTCAGTCAGGTAAGCGAACCAGCAACAATGCAGCAAAACTACAGGCCATTGCCGCCCCTGCTCAGGTCAGTTTACTGGACGGCGGCATCGACGGATGGAAAGCGGCAGGATTGCCCGTCACAGAAGACAAATCGCAACCGCTGCCGCTGATGCGTCAGGTGCAAATCGCCGCCGGCGGGTTGACGTTGCTTGGGGTGATTTTGGGCTATACGGTCCACGGCGGCTTTTTCCTCATTAGCGGTTTTGTCGGCGCCGGGTTAATGCTGGCAGGTATGACTGGCTTCTGCGGAATGGCGCGACTACTGGAAAAAATGCCCTGGAATGCCCGTACTCATTAA
- the ygaV gene encoding ArsR family regulatory protein produces the protein MTELEQLQASAEQAAALLKAMSHPKRLLILCMLCGSPKTSAGELARITGLSPSATSQHLARMREEGLIDSQRDAQRIHYFIKNEAVNTLIATLKNLYCP, from the coding sequence ATGACAGAGCTTGAACAACTTCAGGCCAGCGCAGAACAGGCGGCGGCCCTGCTCAAAGCGATGAGCCACCCAAAAAGATTACTGATTTTATGTATGCTGTGTGGTTCGCCCAAAACCAGCGCAGGCGAACTGGCGCGCATTACCGGGCTAAGCCCCTCCGCAACGTCGCAACATCTGGCGCGGATGCGGGAAGAAGGGCTGATTGACAGCCAACGCGATGCCCAGCGCATTCACTATTTCATTAAAAATGAGGCGGTTAATACGCTTATCGCCACGTTAAAGAATCTCTATTGTCCATAA
- the SBOV28191 gene encoding Uncharacterized homolog of Blt101 — protein sequence MGFWRIVFTIILPPLGVLLGKGFGWAFILNILLTLLGYIPGLIHAFWVQMRH from the coding sequence ATGGGTTTCTGGAGAATTGTGTTTACGATTATTTTGCCTCCGCTAGGCGTACTTTTAGGAAAAGGGTTCGGTTGGGCATTTATTCTTAATATCCTGCTGACATTACTCGGATATATTCCAGGGCTTATCCACGCATTTTGGGTTCAGATGCGTCATTAA
- the ygaU gene encoding LysM domain/BON superfamily protein, translating into MGLFNFVKDAGEKLWDAVTANHDKDDQAKKVQEHLNKTGIPDADKVNVQIADGKATVTGDGLSQEAKEKILVAVGNIAGISSVDDQVKTTTPAAESQFYTVKSGDTLSAISKQVYGNANLYNKIFEANKPMLKSPEKIYPGQVLRIPEE; encoded by the coding sequence ATGGGTCTCTTCAATTTTGTAAAAGATGCAGGTGAAAAACTCTGGGACGCGGTAACCGCTAACCATGATAAGGACGATCAGGCGAAAAAAGTCCAGGAACATTTAAATAAAACGGGAATACCCGACGCTGACAAAGTCAATGTGCAAATTGCTGATGGAAAAGCGACAGTGACGGGAGATGGGCTGAGTCAGGAGGCAAAAGAAAAAATTCTGGTTGCCGTGGGGAATATCGCCGGGATCAGCAGCGTTGACGATCAGGTTAAAACCACGACGCCCGCGGCTGAAAGTCAGTTTTATACCGTGAAATCAGGCGACACCCTGAGCGCTATTTCAAAGCAAGTGTATGGTAACGCTAATCTGTATAATAAAATCTTCGAGGCCAATAAACCGATGCTGAAAAGCCCGGAAAAAATATATCCGGGACAAGTGTTGCGTATTCCTGAAGAATAA